A stretch of DNA from Roseovarius sp. M141:
CCGGGCCTCTTCGGGGGTGGTGCCATTGACGGTGATGGTGCCGGAGGTCTGCTGTTCCAGATCGGCCATCACGCGCAGGAATGTTGTTTTGCCACAGCCGGAGGGACCGATGAAGCTGATGAAATCACCGCGATTGACCTCGAGGTTCACATCCTTGAGAGCGTGGATCGGCCCGTCATTGGTCTGGAACGTCAGACCCAGATTCTTGGCCGAGATAACGATATCGTTCACGTGTCAAAACCCCATAACTTCGCCTCGGCAAACTCGACCGAATTTTGTGCCGGATCGCGGACATAGATTGACCGCGCGCCGCCGGGCCATTCGAAATCGGCCTCGATGGCGACGCCTTTTGATGTCAGATGTTCCTCCCACAGGTCCATCTCGCCCGGCTGGGCGCGAAAGCAGACGTGGCCTTGGCCCATCGCGCCGTGGGGCGGGACTGGGAATTTGCCGTGGCTGTCTTGGGTCGCTTCTGGGTCGAACAGCAGGATCATGGATGTTTCGCACCGCAGAAAAACGTGGCGTCCGGGCACGCGCAGATGCTCGTCCAGGCCGATGACGTCCTTGTAGAACGCCGCCGCCGTATCCAGATCGGATACGTAGAGTGCCGTTTCCAGAACGGCGCGGGGGGCGTGGGGGGGCGGCATTGGCTGCTCAGATCCCCGCCGGAATGTTCAGCGGGTCGCGCCGGATCATCTTGGGCGCGGTCAGCGCCTTCCATTTGCTCAGCGCGGTATGCGCAGAGGGGAAGGCCGGTCGCGGCACGAAACGACCACGGCCCGGCTGCGGCTGCGAGTTTTGACCCCACGCCCAGATAACTTCGCCGCGTGACAGGGTGTAGCGGCTGTTGGCTGTCACTTCGAACCCTTCAAAGACGTTGTAATCGAGGATCGAGTGGTGGTTGGCCGGGCTGATCGTTTTGGTGATCTTGGGATCCCACACCACGATGTCGGCATCTGCGCCCTCAACAATGGCGCCCTTTTTCGGATAGATGTTCAGGATCTTGGCGACGTTTGTTGATGTGACGGCGACGAATTCGTTCGGCGTCAGGCGCCCCGTTTCGACGCCCGTTGTCCACAGCACTGGCAGGCGTTCCTCCAGCCCGTTCGAGCCGTTGGGGATGATGCGGAAATCATCGCGTCCCGCGCGTTTTTGCTCGGTCGAAAAGGCGGCGTGATCGGTGGCCACGACCTGAAGCGACCCGGATTGCAGACCTGCCCAGAGCGAATTTTGATGCTCTTTGTTTCGGAAGGGGGGCGACATGACCCGGCGGGCGGCATGGTCCCAATCCTTGTTGAAATACTCGGATTCGTCCAGCGTCAGGAACTGCACCAGCGGCTCGCCATAGACGCGCATGCCCTTCTGGCGCGCGCGGCGGATCGCCTCGTGCGCCTGCTCGCAGGACACATGCACGATGTAGAGCGGCACGCCCGCCGCGTCGGCGATGCAGATGGCGCGGTTGGCTGCCTCGCCCTCGAATTCGGGGGGGCGGGAATAGGCGTGGCCTTCGGGGCCGGTGATGCCCTGATCGAAGTATTTCTGCTGCATTTCCGCGACCAGATCACCGTTTTCGGCATGGACCATCGGCAGCGCGCCCAGCTCGGCGCAGCGCTTGAACGAGGCGAACATCTCGTCGTCCTCGATCATCAGCGCGCCCTTGTAGGCCATGAAATGCTTGAAGGAATTGACGCCCATGTCGATGGCGTCCTTCATCTCGCTGAAAACATTCTCGTTCCAGCCGGTGATCGCCATGTGATAGCCGATGTCGCTGCAAATCTGCGGCGCGGATTTGCGGTGCCATTCGTTGATGGCGTTCTTGATGCTGCCATCGGCGCCCGGCAGGCAGAAATCGACCAGCATCGTGGTGCCGCCGCAGGCCGCGGCCCATGTGCCGGTCTCGAATGTTTCCGCCGCCGTCGTGCCCATGAAGGGCATTTCCAGATGGGTGTGCGGGTCGATCCCGCCGGGGATGACATAGGCGCCGGAGGCGTCGATATAGTCGTCGCCCTTGAGGTCCTCGCCGATCTGCTTGATCGTCTCGCCCTCGATCAAAACATCCGCTTTCCACGTGCGGTCGGCGGTGCAGACGGTGCCGCCCTTGATGACTTTGGTCATGATCTTTCTCCCTGAGCTTCGCGCGGCGTCTTCTGCGCCACTTTGGCTATCCCGAAGGATGCGCGGTGTTGTATCGATTCAGTCCGTCACCCCCGCCGTCTCCACCACAGCGTGCAGCAGCACGTCGGCCCCGGCGCGTGCCCATTCCAGCGTGATTTCTTCGGCCTCGTTGTGGGACAGGCCATCGACGCAGGGGCACATAACCATCGCGGTCGGGGCGACCTGATTGATCCAGCAGGCATCGTGACCCGCGCCCGAAATCAGGTCGCGATGCGAATAACCCAGACGCTCGGCGGCGCTGCGGATGGCGGTCACGCAGCCTGCGTCGAACTCGACCGGATCGAAGCCGCCAACCTTTTCAAATTCGACCTGCAATTCCATGTCGTCGCAGATTTTTTGCGCGGCTTCCTTCATCTGGCTGACCATTTCGCTCAGCGTGTCGATATCGGGCGAGCGGAAATCGACGGTGAACACGGCCTTGCCGGGAATGACGTTGCGCGAGTTCGGAAACACCTGCAACGCGCCGACCGCGCCGACGGCGCTCGGCGCGTGGGCGAGGGCGATCTCGTCCACCTTTTCCAGTACCCGCGCCATGCCAAGACCCGCATTGCGGCGCATCGGCATCGGGGTCGATCCGGTATGCGCGTCCTTGCCGGTGATGGTCAGCTGCGTCCAATCAAGGCCCTGACCGTGGGTCACGACGCCGATATCCTTGCCCTCGGCCTCCAGAATGGGGCCCTGTTCGATGTGCAGTTCAAAAAACGCGTGCATCTTGCGCTCGCCGACGGGTTCGTCGCCCTTCCAGCCGATGCGCTTCAACTCGTCGCCGAAGGTCTTGCCCTCGGCATCCTCGCGCTGATTGGCCCATTCTTCGTCATGCAGGCCGGCAAAGACGCCGGAGGCCAGCATGGCGGGGGCAAAACGGGTGCCCTCCTCGTTTGTCCAGTTGGTCACGACGATGGGATGCTTGGTCTTGATGTCCAGGTCGTTCAGCGTGCGGGCCAGCTCCAGCCCCGCCAGGACCCCCAGCACGCCGTCATATTTGCCACCCGTCGGCTGCGTATCCAGATGGCTGCCCACATAGACCGGTAGCGCATCGGGGTCGGTCCCCTCGCGGCGGGCGAACATGTTGCCCATCGTATCGAGGCCCATAGTCATGCCCGCGCCCTCGCACCATGATTGAAACAGCGCGCGGCCCTCGGCATCGGCATCGGTCAGGGTCTGACGGTTGTTGCCCCCGGCGACGCCGGGACCGATCTTGGCCATCTCCATCAGGCTGTCCCACAGTCTCTGGCCATT
This window harbors:
- a CDS encoding Zn-dependent hydrolase, translated to MAAPGQNLKINGQRLWDSLMEMAKIGPGVAGGNNRQTLTDADAEGRALFQSWCEGAGMTMGLDTMGNMFARREGTDPDALPVYVGSHLDTQPTGGKYDGVLGVLAGLELARTLNDLDIKTKHPIVVTNWTNEEGTRFAPAMLASGVFAGLHDEEWANQREDAEGKTFGDELKRIGWKGDEPVGERKMHAFFELHIEQGPILEAEGKDIGVVTHGQGLDWTQLTITGKDAHTGSTPMPMRRNAGLGMARVLEKVDEIALAHAPSAVGAVGALQVFPNSRNVIPGKAVFTVDFRSPDIDTLSEMVSQMKEAAQKICDDMELQVEFEKVGGFDPVEFDAGCVTAIRSAAERLGYSHRDLISGAGHDACWINQVAPTAMVMCPCVDGLSHNEAEEITLEWARAGADVLLHAVVETAGVTD
- a CDS encoding VOC family protein; protein product: MPPPHAPRAVLETALYVSDLDTAAAFYKDVIGLDEHLRVPGRHVFLRCETSMILLFDPEATQDSHGKFPVPPHGAMGQGHVCFRAQPGEMDLWEEHLTSKGVAIEADFEWPGGARSIYVRDPAQNSVEFAEAKLWGFDT
- the hydA gene encoding dihydropyrimidinase, producing MTKVIKGGTVCTADRTWKADVLIEGETIKQIGEDLKGDDYIDASGAYVIPGGIDPHTHLEMPFMGTTAAETFETGTWAAACGGTTMLVDFCLPGADGSIKNAINEWHRKSAPQICSDIGYHMAITGWNENVFSEMKDAIDMGVNSFKHFMAYKGALMIEDDEMFASFKRCAELGALPMVHAENGDLVAEMQQKYFDQGITGPEGHAYSRPPEFEGEAANRAICIADAAGVPLYIVHVSCEQAHEAIRRARQKGMRVYGEPLVQFLTLDESEYFNKDWDHAARRVMSPPFRNKEHQNSLWAGLQSGSLQVVATDHAAFSTEQKRAGRDDFRIIPNGSNGLEERLPVLWTTGVETGRLTPNEFVAVTSTNVAKILNIYPKKGAIVEGADADIVVWDPKITKTISPANHHSILDYNVFEGFEVTANSRYTLSRGEVIWAWGQNSQPQPGRGRFVPRPAFPSAHTALSKWKALTAPKMIRRDPLNIPAGI